CCCGGCCAAAAGGCAACTGCTTGGTGTGACGGGCCACAGCAAACCTTTGCCACGGATGGAAAGCATCGGTCACGGAGGTGTCTTACCGCTGCCAGTACTGGCCACCGTTCCACCGCCACCAGTTGATCCCAACCAAACCCGACCAACGGTTTTGATGGTGGCCAGCAAGGACTGTGCCCGTCCACTATCGGATAAGCCAGCTGCAGCACTGCAAGCAAATGACACCGCATCAAACTGTATCAATTTTTCCCCTAAACCGGAGGAAAACAATCGTAAATTACAGGGAGCATTAGCGTTAATACAACTAGCAGCTAAAGATGCGGTGCTGCGAGACTCATTTGACGTATCGAACGTGGAGGAATCTTTTCTGACCGACCATACCACGCTATACGACAACGAAATGGCGTTATCACGCTCAGTTGATGAAACGAATGGTCATTTGCTGATACCGGAAGCATATGCCGCAGAAGTGAACGGATTGGACAGGTATTCTTAAATGCATAGTAAAGGTCTAACCTGGTTGCTCGTTGCTCGGATAATTTCTTGCCCCTTGCGGATAATTCGTACGGCGTTCGTTAATGTTCGTATTAAGGCATTGTTTCGCTATACACAGGTTCCAAAGAAAATCTTCCTTACAATTGAAGATAGAAAAAGACACAATCGGAGAGGCTTTTTTAAGTGTCACAAAAATCACGTTAGAAGATTGAGACAGAATCTTGTttgtgtaatgttttattttaattacaagACGGCCAATAGAATTCAAATTACCGCGTTTGCTACTACCTTAACTCACAGAAGATGATTTCTTTCACAGTAAAAGTAACAAAGGTTATAACGATTTCCATTTCAACCTATTTCGATTATTTTACTAATTTGTGTACAGAATATTCACAtggcacagaaaaaaatgttaagcACGATAAGAGTTCCAAATATTTCTGTTGGTGCCGATAACCTTATTTTCACTTGCTTTGTATGAACATTTTTCCTCTTACTCATTCGTTTTCGATAAacattattataatatttgttTCCATAAGCTGTTCTACTTTACTCGCTTTACGAGTTTTTTCATTCACCCAATGAGCTTATAAAGGAAGTATATCAATGAAATAGTGAAATTTCTTCCCCAAGCTTCATAAAATGGTCTATTATTTTTGGAATGTTATTAAAAATGGTAAAGCCGTTTCTATTTACATAATCCACGTCTTATTTTAACGATAGAATGCGCGCTGCTTATATGAATCCTGGAAGAGttaaagatttatttatttctatattttttcatttattattaacTACTAAGTTCGAATTCGTTTAGTTGACACAATTGAAACGTTTCTTTAATTACGCGTGTACAGATTTTTGAAGTTACGATTCGGGTTGTACCTTTGATGCATTGTGTAAATGGAATGTAAATTGAAGCGTGGGTTGTACTTGAAACGAGAAGATGTGTACAATAAATGTATGTACCatgatgaaaaataatatCTAACGTGGCATCGATATTGATACGCTGATAATACCGAAACCATACTACTTACTTAGTCACAGAATTCAGTACGGAATTACTCCGTAATCTTGGCCTGGTATAGTCTTATAAACCGCACTCGGTCCATCAGAGGACTTCTTCAAGCAGACGATCTAAAAGGACTTGGACGAAAAGGACGGGATGGCTTGTCATCATCCTGATGGCATGACCAACGTGCGGGAGCCCGACTAATCTGATTCGCCACGCTAGTAAGTTTATCGTACAGTTTGTAAAGGTTATCATTGTAATGGCTCCTTCGTTGTACTTGCACACATACGGGGtcatccttctgagcatcttcctttTAAACGTGGCAAAGAGGATTTAAAGTGTTTTTGAACGGAACAATTTCTACCATATACcactatataagttctatgtACGTGAGTACCGAAACTCTACGAGATAGAAATATATTTAGGTGATAGGTGAGAagagttttttgtttaaattttagaAATGTTACGTTTTTCAAACTTCTACGATATTTCAATTTCACTACTACTATCAGCTTCTCCTTTCAAAAGTTTTTTCGGATATAAAAATTACTGGTGGTAATACAAACGGTTGATTACTTCGCATTTGATAAAGGCATAGTTATTGCTGATAAAgctgattatttttttccatttcgaacAGCTACCGGTTTTTTTCATCCACTAGAAAACACATGTGCAGAATTGTAGATAGGTTTTTAGAAAACACCAAATTCTGGGTTCGATTATTCGCGGATAAGGGACGACGGTGGTTATTCTTATTGGGCCTTTGCCAACCGTTCAGAGACATCCTTCCAGTTGACGACATCAAATACAGCATCGACGTAGTTGGGTCTTAGGTTTTTGTACTGAAGATAGTAAGCGTGCTCCCACACATCGATGCCCAATAGTGGGACAAGACCTGTAAGcaaatgtaaaagaaaaaatcgaaaatgtTGTGAGGTTCCTAAAACTATTTATCCTGATTCCTAACTAATTACCTGTGGTTGCTTCCAATGGATCCTGATTCGGACAGGCGGCAATTTGAAGCAGCTTTGTCTTCTTATTATAGCCCAACCATGCCCAACCAGATCCCTGCACAGCTACGGCAGCAGCTTTCATTTCCTTCTTGAAATTTTCCATACTCTGGAAATCACGATTCAGTGCTTTCTGCAGATCAGCCGACGGATCGCTACGGTCCGGAGATAGATTTTTCCAGAAGATCGAGTGATTAATGTGACCACCTCCGTTAAACTTGATCGCGTTTCCAAGCTGAATGATCTTGGAGACATCCTTTTTGGCCACAGCATCCTGCAACTGTTCTTCAGCTGCGTTCAGATTCGTGACATACGCATTGTGATGCTTCTGATGATGAAGCTGTGacagaagataaaaaaaagcatagaATGTATAATATGTCTGCGGAAtccattattttatttgcttccatttttcctACCTCCATGATTTCACGGCAAATGACCGGTTCGAGTGCTCCGAAATCGTATGGCAAATCGGGCAGAGTATGCTTGCTTCGGCATCCCAACACAGCGCTGCAGTTCCTATAGAGTAGTAGAAGGCAATTGTTTATAAATACACGCTACTCATTTTCCACTTGTTATCAATACTCTGTTTGGGTTATTTTGATGGAACATCCAGGATGTGATCGTTATGCTTTTACATAATCTACAGTAGTGAGGGACGGAATACAGAGAAAAATGGCCAGAACGTTTTGGAACCATTTTCAATCGCTTATGTTGGCTGCTAGTAAAACTAAAAGGACTTACTTTGCAGTCGAAAAAAGTGCACCACGGATGGCCAACATTGTTAATTAAAGAGGTGAGATTGTGGCTCACAACACAGACACTAAGCACAAAATAACTTGTTTTGGAATAATTTGAGTGTAATTCTAATCTGTTACTGCAACCGGCAATCACTTGCGAGCCTGATATTCcaatttattattatctaACTTAGGGTGGTGGCATTGCTCGGTCGTACGACCAAATCAGTCGTACAACCAAACGAAGGGGTGTCATTGCTCAGTCGTAAGACCAGATCTGTCATACGACCTTTTTCGGTTTGACGTTTgaatataaacaaacataGAAAGATAAACTAGGTTATGTTAATGCTATACAATAACAAACCCGAAAAAAGCAAGGTGCTGTGAACTGTGAACTGTAATTGAAAGTAAGGTGAGTATatgtgtttaaaaatgatattttatgCTATTATGTCCCAGATTGCAAGTTCATTTCGTAATCAAAACTACGAATGAAACGATTTTCACCCTATCTGCTGACGTCGGCACGATTTTAGAAGCCGGTCTACTGGAACCGGCAAGACTGTAGACGAGATGAAGCATTCTGCTACAAGCGCAGTTGCATGTTTTCGGTTGCAGCATTGGCCGTATATCATCGACAATCCGGTGAGCACACACCGATCGTTGGTTGATCTAGCGCACGGCCGTACGTCTGGAGCGGTACGTCCGGATTGTGTGATGGTGGTTTGGATATTGGCGCATTCTTGCCGTAAATACTCAACATGAGATACCGCCAGCCGTTGCAATTGTGATGAGACTGTTGCATCCTGACTGCTGAGAAGAATTTTGACTATATGTACGAATGTTTGTAACATACTAGTACTCCTTCTCAATCTTTTTTGAGCAATTGCTTCTGCGACTAATTGATGGCTGCTAGGAGGCAGGTTGAAACGTTTAATACCATCCTGCGCTACATCGATCAATGAAATTTGGTCTTAAAAGTAGGCCTGCCAGTTAGTAGTATCATCACTTAAATTATGATCATTAATACTAGACTGCAATTAAAATGTATAATTATTTACTCTCtttgtgatttatttgtaGAATGGATTCAGATGATGAACTGGCGGCGGGTACGAGCTTGGCTTTGCGCTATTTGTTGTGGAAGAGGAATAAACGCGACGAAACCAACGATATATTTAAGGATCGCCAGCAAAATGGAGAATATTATGTGTTATTCCCGAAGCTTTTACGGGATAGAgtaaaatttttccaatataTGAGGATGTCGAAACGTACATTCTATTTCATATTAGGAAAGATTGAGCATCTTATCTCAAAATTGCCTACACACAAACCATACATTTGTCCAGAGGAAAGATTGATGGTAACTCTCAGGTATGTGGTGATATCACTTACGAATATAATTATAACAAATTTGGAAaggttcatttttttatttatgtgtttattattccattatgacggcattTGTCGTATTATCAACACCGTTGTGTTGAGTGATGTACAATCTTACAAGGCGTCCTTGCAATTTACCTtttcccgggcatactcggttaaAACTGGGAAGGTTCACACACGAACACTATTGGCGTTACTCTTGATAAATTCAATTGGATAAATTTATTGCTATAGTTGCTATAGCTGATTATTCTAGtcattataataatttttatactAAATTGATCGGCTTGGCCGTTTGGTGCAGTCCAAAGTTACAATAAttattgcttgttttttgtttgaaaccaTGTTGATTTGATTTCTAAATGTCTTTCTAAGGTCATAAACTTTCGTAGGGCCCTCTAAATTTAGGTGTATGTAATTGCTTAACAACCTTTAAGGTTTATAGGAACATACTATATTGGTCTGTATTTTTCTGTATGGCGTCTGTTACAGACCGGCATCGCTGCCACAAACCTGAGTTGCTTATCAGTCACCCTAACCGCTTCGCGGTCTTTGCCTGCTACAGAAGCCCTTGGCACTAAAACACTAGACTaaccaaaactaaaacaataacaataaaaaaaatgaaagaaaaaaaagaaaatgctcaactaactataaagaataaaatttcatgaaaaaaaaattcaaaaactataTACCTACTAAAAAACTCATGGAAAAAAATTCAACACCCTAacctaaaaacaaaattcattaacctaagaaaaaaaaattcatgaaaactAAAATTCATTAAACCTAGCTAACCTAACTTACTAACTATGCTTATAACTActcaatttttctttcaatacGCGGTGGCCAAACCGCAGAATCTCCTCCCGCGCGTCTATTTGGTCCTCCACGGTGAGCATGTCCATGAGCTCGACCAAACTCATCATGGCATGATAGTTGCCACTCTTTTTGCTTACCATCGCATGCCTCTCCTTCTCGAGGGCCACCAGCTCCTCGAGAAGGGCACCGTCGGTTTCGCGCCTTGACCGGCCGGCCGATGTTTGCCCTGACGGCTGTTTGTCATTCTTGGGGATAGGTAGGATACCGCTGTTGCTGGTCTCCCCCCCAGCGTGGTCAATCCGATCCTCTTCTTCGAGGAACTCCTCCAAATATTCCTCGCTTTCTTGTTCTGTggataataaaatcaaaaatagATTAACGATATATAACGGttaattaaatgtattttttatacacACCGACGGCTGCTTCCAGATTATCCTTTCTGGGTCTGGATGCCAAACTATCCTTCAGGAAGTTCATCTGGTGGAAGAACTTCCATCGGATGTGTTTGTATCCAGACCCAGATGGCTGGCGCGTTTCTGCCAGCTTGCGCGAAAAAACTTCGCGCAAGCCGCGCCATTTATTTTTGGCCACGATAcctgaaacaaacgaaaaatattaTACCACACATGACTAACATTTTACTGCTAAGAAAATTCCTTATTATATACCTTATAATAGTGTTATTTAAtctaaattttaatttgactaaaatttctgttttattctttttttttatttttaggttTTTATCAACTGGAATAACCTTCAAATCACTATCGTTCACCTTTTGTATGGCTCATAACACGATTGGAAACATTGTTTATGAAACATGTGAAGCAATTTGGAACACACTGAACGCAGAGTTCTTACCTTTTCCAACGACAGATGCCTTGGAGAGAGTAGAAAAAGAATTCTACGAAAAGTGGAATTTTCCTAATTGTGTTGGTGCCATCGATGGCAAACATGTACGTCAGAAGGCTCCGGCAAACTCTGgcacaaaatattttaattataaaaaatatttctctGTGCATTTGCAAGCTGTAGCAGATGCGAAATGCAAGTTTATAACTGTAGATGTTGGCGAATACGGCAGTCGCAGTGATAGTGGAGTGTTTAACTGTTCTAGATTGTACGAACTAATGCGATCAAATCGTCTCAATATTCCTCCTCCTAAACCTCTTCCGGGCACTACGCGCAGTGTACCACACGTTTTCGTGGGCGATCAGGGTTATCCTCTGAAAAATTTTTTACTACGACCCTACCCAGATAACAGTGCAGATCCGGCAAAATTGCATTTCAACGAATCGCTCAGCATAGCACGACGTTGCGTAGAATGCGCCTTCGGAATACTGGTTGCTAAATGGCGATGCTTAAAAACAGAATTACAAATAACTCCGGATCACGTTACAACAATCGTGCAAACAGTGTGTTTATTGCACAACTTGTGCATAGATTTTAAAGAGACTGTTGTTAATCCGGGCAATAGTTCCACACTTAATTCTAACGCCAATAGCTACAGAGCAAACAACCATTCATCTCGTGAGGCAACAGAGATTCGAGATATTTTCAAGGAATATTTGTCAAGTGCAATAaccgaataataaaaaaatagttagATATATAGCACACatgcaaacattttcctttttcttttttttcctttttcaaaaatatgttataattaattagttttaataCTTTACGATATCCGAATATTTctcatattttcaattttacttCAATGAGTTTTTTGTCCGTTTTTCTCAATACTTTCaaagttttccgatttttctGTTATTAATTTCCAACCATGAAATAGTCGaaactgtttttaatttacgtTACTATAAAGTTCTTTGatttattcaataaaaaaatgtacaaagtACTTATAACATCTTTCATTTATTGTGTTATATTACTATGTActatataaaatttgctctACAAATTACGATTACTTAAAGTGTAAAACGACATGGGTTGATCCATGTTACAAAGGACATGTTCATCTACTTATATGTATTCTTATAAGAcaaaatttgtaattgttcGGATGTCGTCATTGCTTTGTTattaacaacaacattaatgtacattaacattaacattattgttgtgatattttattgaattgaTATCGCTAACCGTGCATCTACAGTGCATCCATTTACCATGGGACTAGGTACGCTAGCAGGTACGATAGAAGTTTCTCATAaattgtggtggtggttcaCCAAAAAGCAGAGTACCCTGGCTAACGAACCTGGAATGAATGCTAGGTGTAGATGCACGGTAAGGCGAAACTTCCACCATTAACACATTAGTAACACCATTAATACTGAAACCTGGAGGCGCACATTTCCTACGACAGAAtccaacacacaaaatcacatcATATTGCACATATGTAATGTTCAATATAACGTGAATGTAGCGTGTAGAAGCCTGTAGGTGCGAGTCCTGCACTATGCTGGTAGAGGACCCCAATACGATCACCGTTTGCCATACACCACAGCCACGAAAGAATACTATACCGCTTTGCATACTTACCGGGTACATTCAACTTTCCTCCGATTTCATCCCACGCTGCTTTCTTCAGCCGGTTGTCCTTATACTTCGGATCCCCTAAATCCCAAATTAGCCGGCATTCCTGCACCAGGCTAATCAGTTGCTCTTCATTAACTTTTACATACGCCATGGCTAAGTACTACACGTGTTGCTAATGGTGTTGCAAAAtagatttgatttgtttttgtttacatattaCTGTTTTCATTACAATTCGTCATTTCAAGAAAAATCAAGTTTATACACGCAAGTTCAATTTGACTGATATGGTTGCATGCGACcaaattcaaaatcaaaactttTTGATTTGGTCGTGCAACCAAAATGGTCGTAAGACTTTATCTGTCAAATCCCATACATTTTCCATACGACTAGTCGTATACGACCGAGCAATGCCACCACCCTTAGTTGTATGGATGTGTTTGTGCATATTTGACGTTTCTTGGCCGAGTACTGAAAATTTTACAGTTAGGAGTTGAAAACTTGAAAATGCTCTAATTAACCCAACCAATTTGAATCGCACGTTGcggatttatttattgaaccGTCCAATTTTACTATCCAGATGATATTTCCAGCATTATGTTAATAAATTGATTTAATGTAAGAGGGAAATGAAGTGCaaaattatgaataaattaacaataataaagaaGACAATAatttacaacttttgttttccaaaatgGAGTCACAAAAAACACGTATCATGGGGTAAAACATACTGTATACCTTATTTAATTGTAGTTAAGTTGAATAATATACATATGAATTGTTAGAAGGAGGCTGGATCCGAAATAGGACAAACTATATAGCTAGGAGTTTCTTAAGGCAAGGATAAAGgttgaaaagaaagaaataattaccatgcaaaaatatgtttatttccagtgaaaattgcattttatttcactttggTATCTACACTTAAGAGAGGCGCAAAACGTTGGTCATACTAGAAAAATCTTGTACGCTGATTGTTAGCTATTGCGAAAGAAGATTAATGTTACCAACACTCCATAAACTCAATCGCATCCGACATACTATAGTACAAAGACTTTAACTATGCTCAACTTGTGAAATATACAACCGAATtaagaaaaaattaaacgataGTTTCGCTACTTCCTgacgtttttttatattatatctCTGTTCATGAACAGGGCGCATATTAATTCCTTTTATCTATTCCCTACCATCACTTCCACACTATCAAATCATGCTGTCATTTCTTAAGTAATCATAACTCCCAACTGTTGCAGACAAAATTTGGCCGCCGTTGCTTTCGCTTCCTTCTTGGTGTTATTCGCAATCGCCGGTTGATATTCAAGTCCGTTCACAAGCACTTTGAAGATAAAACTCTTTGCATGACCGGGCCCACTTTCATGCACCAGATCGTACATTGGTGGATTCCATTTGTGCTTGGTAGCGTACTCACACAATATCGAAACTGGATGCTTACCGTCTGTGTTGATTTTTACATTCATAAACCTAGGCCGACCGTCACGGCGCGTGAACGGGGGCATGGGATAGGATTGATGTAACCGAGGTTTATTTTCACCTTCGCCCAGTCCTCGCTTATCCAGCTTTACATCTAGCAAAAGGGGTTGCAATGAACCATTTTTCTCTTTGCCCAAACCCTCACCAGGTTGCCAGCCCATCTTCTGCAGCAAATGCATTCCCATACCGCCCGTCACGGGTGCAGTTTGTTTCATCATATCACGGCTAGCCCAAGGTTGATAGCCTTCCGCCAGTTCCCGCTGGCTTAGACAGTTGACACCGGTCGACCCTAGAAACTGTCCGGGCATTGCCTTGGATGAGGCCCACGTCGACATGTCCTTCTGCGTGTTGTATAGCATCTGTCTCGCATCGGAATCGGAGGGGTTTTCCTGCagacggcgcattgcattcaAACGTTGACTAACAATCTGCGATACGTCGATAATGGGTGCATCGGACTGGGTGTTAAAAATGTTGTCCGATCCCGGGCCTAAATGTGAATGAGGGTGGGAGGCTCCCAGTCCAGGCGTGAACAGTGGCCTTTGTTGAGATTCCTGATGCTGTGCAACACCTAGCGGATTCATATTTGGCGGCGGAATACTGGTATCGACAGGAAGATTCATCGATGTATCTGGTGTAGTCACATTGTTGAACGGTTGTACATGGGAAGGCGTCGGGTGCGTGTGTTGTGGCATTTTCGAATTTCCCGGTGGAAGGTATGGCGAATGATACGGTATAACAGTATCGTTCGATGGGTAGGATGGTGGACCAATCGGGGCCACAGGCATATGTCCAACATGCTGTTGCATTAGTGGCGGTATCGCTGGAGGGGCAGGGGGAGGGACTATACTTGGGACTAATGGCGAAGCTTGCGGTACAGAGAAATCTGGCGCAGGGCTTTGTTGTGGCACAAACGTGGATGAAGGTGGCAGGATaggtttcggttttgttttgtttccaaagCTGGGTCCACCTCCAGTGCCTCCGCAGTCAACGGTTGACGCAGCTTTGGTTGTTGGAAGTGCCTTTTTCGGCTCCACCGGAATCCATTCCGTTTCCGAGCTGCGATGATGCGCCCCGGATGATACTGGAAACTGCATTAGTAGCGCCTTTTTCTCTTCGGCCGACTTTGGCTGAATTGTGGTAGCATTGCGAATGTTCATCACAATTGGAGCCGATTCTTTCAGTTGAAATGGATGATGAAACGCTTTGTTTGCTCCGTCCGCATCGTGATCGCTCTCGTCAGATGATACGCTGGACAGATCGTTCGCATTGTCCTTGTGGGAAATTTTCTTGCAGAATGCGGTCAGCTCttcgatgctttttccgctGGCATGCATTTTCGAGATAAGCTTTGCTTTGGACTCCCCGTCTAAATTTTGAGCACCCGGCAGGGTTCCTTTTTTCAGCATATTGATGGCATTCTTGCGGGCAATTTCGAGCAGCTTCTGCTTATCTATCTGCTCCGTAGAGTGGGATCGTGAGCGCGAGCGGGAACGTGATCGGGAAAACGTATTCGAACGATGACGTCTAGAGCGATCCTCGCTATGTCGGTCACGCTTCCTGTCTTGCctttttcgttcattttcttcttcaaacccAGCATAGAAAGAGTTGTACTTTTTTTGATAGAAATCATAGtaccttccttttttgttctcaTCGTCATCCGACATCGAAAATTCTGTCTCAGAAGTCCTCCGTTTGCGCAGATCGCTCCGGGACAATTTATGATGCGAAGGTTTATCACGTTCGTGATGGTGTCGCTCATGATGACGTTCTGTTGGTTGAGAAGAACTAGTCGCAAGTTCCTTGAAAATAGCGCTATCCTTCAGGCTTTTGATTTGTATCTTGCTCTTCAAAGGTTGTTTAGTTTCCTCGGGTTTTGCTTCCTTTGTTTTACCGTTTTCTTTCAACTTTTCATCGTCGCGTTGTTTTGAAGCTTTGTCAACATCGTCTACAGGTTCCTGCTTCACCGTCACCAGTAACGTTTCACCAATCCGGTGTTTACTTCGCTTGTGCTTTTCACGTTTTCGGTCACggtctttttctttcttgattttcttcttttttaccCGTTTCTCACCATCTTCAGCTGGATGCTCAACTTCCTCTTCACCGGAGTCACTTTCACtcccctttttctttttggtttttttcttgtgtttgtgtttcttctttttcttttcctgctcTACGGCATCGTTGGAGTCATCTTCTATAATTTCCGGTGGGGCAGCATTGAACACTCGGAAAAGTTCTGTGAGGATTTCGTTGGACGATTTCAGTGGTTCGATCGCAGGCTTCACGTCCACCACTTTTTCCGAGCTTTTTTCCGTGCCGCTGCAGCTGGTGATAGTGGTCGAGAAAATGTTCTTCAGATTTACATCGATCGAC
The Anopheles moucheti chromosome 2, idAnoMoucSN_F20_07, whole genome shotgun sequence genome window above contains:
- the LOC128300400 gene encoding LOW QUALITY PROTEIN: protein Son-like (The sequence of the model RefSeq protein was modified relative to this genomic sequence to represent the inferred CDS: substituted 1 base at 1 genomic stop codon) — protein: MSANNDAPDKQKGDKSQDIFPLNIKIKQEKTTSYEDSSKSETVDKLSIDVNLKNIFSTTITSCSGTEKSSEKVVDVKPAIEPLKSSNEILTELFRVFNAAPPEIIEDDSNDAVEQEKKKKKHKHKKKTKKKKGSESDSGEEEVEHPAEDGEKRVKKKKIKKEKDRDRKREKHKRSKHRIGETLLVTVKQEPVDDVDKASKQRDDEKLKENGKTKEAKPEETKQPLKSKIQIKSLKDSAIFKELATSSSQPTERHHERHHHERDKPSHHKLSRSDLRKRRTSETEFSMSDDDENKKGRYYDFYQKKYNSFYAGFEEENERKRQDRKRDRHSEDRSRRHRSNTFSRSRSRSRSRSHSTEQIDKQKLLEIARKNAINMLKKGTLPGAQNLDGESKAKLISKMHASGKSIEELTAFCKKISHKDNANDLSSVSSDESDHDADGANKAFHHPFQLKESAPIVMNIRNATTIQPKSAEEKKALLMQFPVSSGAHHRSSETEWIPVEPKKALPTTKAASTVDCGGTGGGPSFGNKTKPKPILPPSSTFVPQQSPAPDFSVPQASPLVPSIVPPPAPPAIPPLMQQHVGHMPVAPIGPPSYPSNDTVIPYHSPYLPPGNSKMPQHTHPTPSHVQPFNNVTTPDTSMNLPVDTSIPPPNMNPLGVAQHQESQQRPLFTPGLGASHPHSHLGPGSDNIFNTQSDAPIIDVSQIVSQRLNAMRRXSGSSRRKHTLPDLPYDFGALEPVICREIMELHHQKHHNAYVTNLNAAEEQLQDAVAKKDVSKIIQLGNAIKFNGGGHINHSIFWKNLSPDRSDPSADLQKALNRDFQSMENFKKEMKAAAVAVQGSGWAWLGYNKKTKLLQIAACPNQDPLEATTGLVPLLGIDVWEHAYYLQYKNLRPNYVDAVFDVVNWKDVSERLAKAQ